A genomic region of Mesobacillus jeotgali contains the following coding sequences:
- a CDS encoding DnaJ family domain-containing protein — MDFSMVVSEDRIKCAYNDGEFENLPGYGKPLNLEDMSAVPEDLRMAYKMLKNAGFSPEEQRLRQEVMSIEDLIRNCENPDEKNRLNQELSQKLLRYNKIMSSRGAKTNSSLFKNYERKIEKKLL, encoded by the coding sequence ATGGATTTTTCAATGGTGGTATCGGAGGATCGGATCAAGTGTGCTTACAATGACGGAGAGTTTGAAAATTTGCCTGGCTACGGGAAACCGTTGAACCTGGAAGATATGTCAGCCGTTCCAGAGGATCTGAGAATGGCCTACAAGATGCTGAAAAATGCCGGTTTCTCTCCGGAAGAACAGCGGTTAAGGCAGGAAGTGATGTCTATCGAAGACCTGATCCGCAACTGTGAAAATCCAGATGAAAAGAACAGGCTTAACCAGGAGCTAAGCCAGAAGCTGCTTCGGTACAATAAAATCATGTCGAGCCGGGGAGCTAAAACAAATTCCTCTCTATTTAAAAATTACGAACGGAAAATTGAAAAGAAGCTATTATAA